The sequence below is a genomic window from Planctomycetota bacterium.
GCCTGGATCATGAAGGCGTACGGGGCGACGCTCGAGGAGCTGGCGCTGGCCTATTTCATCCCCGTCATCATGGCGATGGGCGGCAACGTGGGACTGCAGTCCTCGACGGCCGTGGTGCGGGCGCTGGCCACGGGGGAGCTCACGGCGGCCAAGACGCTGCGGATCGTGGCGGCGGAGTTTCGGGTGGGCGTGGCGATCGGCCTCCTGTCCGGCGCGATCACGGGGGGAATGGCGCTCCTGATGAACCTGGGAGCCGAGGGGGCGATGACGCTCGGCATGATCGTCCTGGCGTCGATGGCCCTTTCGATCACGATCGCGGCGACTCTGGGGACGCTGACCCCGATGACGATGCACCGGTTCAAGTACGACCCCGCGATCGCCTCGGGCCCGTTCATCACGGCGATCAACGACGTCATCAACGTGACGA
It includes:
- a CDS encoding magnesium transporter, which translates into the protein IFVGPATDQEEVARLAQKYRLRHVPVVDNDMRLLGVVTLQDIIEVIRHEADEDVMKLAGAGRVDPLRAPFLERVRARLPWLLAAMTLELILAWIMKAYGATLEELALAYFIPVIMAMGGNVGLQSSTAVVRALATGELTAAKTLRIVAAEFRVGVAIGLLSGAITGGMALLMNLGAEGAMTLGMIVLASMALSITIAATLGTLTPMTMHRFKYDPAIASGPFITAINDVINVTIYLTVATFLIVRTGPR